In Bacteriovorax stolpii, a single genomic region encodes these proteins:
- a CDS encoding metal/formaldehyde-sensitive transcriptional repressor — protein MAHTIKEKSKITARINRIKGQLEAVSKAIEAEQDCYQVMQLIASSRGALNGLMAEVIESHIREHIVHSESKKEASESAEDLIDVMKSFLK, from the coding sequence ATGGCACATACAATTAAAGAAAAAAGCAAAATCACCGCAAGAATCAACCGAATTAAAGGGCAGCTTGAAGCTGTCAGCAAGGCCATCGAAGCCGAGCAGGATTGTTATCAGGTCATGCAGTTGATTGCCTCTTCGCGCGGGGCCTTAAATGGTCTTATGGCAGAGGTTATTGAATCTCATATTCGCGAGCACATCGTTCATTCAGAAAGTAAAAAAGAAGCATCAGAGTCGGCGGAAGACCTTATTGATGTGATGAAAAGTTTTTTAAAGT
- a CDS encoding PepSY-associated TM helix domain-containing protein yields the protein MNLLKSLKKFHAFLGLFIGPFIFIAALSGAIYAFTFAMENWVYRDILTVKKGLQAKSLADQVGAAEAKVRGESRLLSIRPAANETSSTRVLYTDSTLSASQYRTLFIDPYTLEVKADLITYGSGGAMPARMQVDLFHRDLLLGKGGRWYSELAASWLWVTGLSGLVLFCTRKKREGNSYQRLVNKHVYVGFFSLIGVFMLSVTGLTWSEFAGENISWLRTQMQWQTPSLNTKLNHRPFKAYELTQFDKALLSARQSGVDSSRIEIKPPRKDNEGWQVNEIGRSFPSEVDGVLLDPETMAAIDKVEFSKFPLMAKLTRWGIDVHMGTLFGLVNQIIVGLMSLGICALVVTGYGMWIKRRGWHFKNSLYSELRKLSSDQVIYIGCIALPIAFFFPLILISLLIFIPLEEFYFRLKHS from the coding sequence ATGAATTTACTAAAGAGTTTAAAAAAGTTTCACGCCTTTCTTGGTCTTTTTATCGGGCCTTTTATTTTCATCGCTGCTTTAAGTGGGGCCATTTATGCTTTTACTTTTGCCATGGAGAACTGGGTCTACCGCGATATTCTGACTGTTAAAAAAGGACTGCAGGCAAAGTCTCTTGCTGATCAAGTAGGGGCTGCAGAGGCCAAAGTTCGTGGTGAGTCCCGTTTACTTTCAATCAGGCCAGCTGCTAATGAAACGAGCTCTACACGTGTTCTTTATACCGATTCAACTCTTTCAGCGAGCCAATACCGCACATTGTTTATTGATCCCTACACATTGGAAGTGAAAGCTGATTTGATCACCTATGGTTCAGGGGGAGCGATGCCTGCGCGTATGCAGGTTGATCTTTTTCACCGCGATCTTCTCTTGGGTAAAGGGGGAAGATGGTATAGTGAGCTGGCCGCTTCTTGGTTGTGGGTCACTGGACTCTCGGGACTTGTGCTTTTTTGCACTCGTAAAAAACGCGAAGGAAACTCTTATCAGCGTCTGGTGAATAAGCATGTCTATGTGGGTTTTTTTTCATTGATTGGTGTCTTTATGCTTTCAGTGACCGGACTGACCTGGTCAGAGTTTGCAGGAGAGAATATTTCATGGCTGCGCACTCAGATGCAATGGCAGACTCCATCTCTTAATACAAAGTTGAATCATCGCCCTTTTAAAGCTTATGAACTCACTCAATTTGATAAAGCTCTTCTTTCAGCTCGCCAATCGGGAGTCGATTCTTCACGCATCGAAATTAAACCTCCACGAAAAGATAATGAGGGATGGCAGGTCAATGAGATTGGAAGAAGTTTTCCAAGTGAAGTTGATGGTGTTTTGCTAGACCCTGAAACAATGGCGGCGATTGATAAGGTGGAGTTCAGCAAGTTTCCTCTCATGGCCAAATTGACGAGATGGGGGATTGATGTACATATGGGGACACTTTTTGGTTTAGTTAATCAGATCATTGTCGGGCTTATGTCGCTGGGGATTTGTGCTTTAGTGGTTACTGGTTACGGGATGTGGATAAAGCGCAGAGGCTGGCATTTTAAGAACTCACTTTATTCAGAATTAAGAAAACTCTCTTCAGATCAAGTTATTTATATTGGTTGTATTGCTCTTCCGATTGCTTTTTTCTTTCCGTTAATTCTCATCAGCTTACTTATTTTTATTCCATTAGAGGAATTTTATTTTCGTTTAAAGCATTCTTAA
- a CDS encoding BON domain-containing protein, producing the protein MSKSYRPTFKNSREIKKENYENDYYANYRSDGPGPVELEASVHHFRLETYRGIGPKSYTRSDNSIEEEVCEILIHDRFIDVENVFISVEKGVVKLSGSVRDRREKFEIEDIAEHVLGVVEVKNEIQVQKSRIPESDDFTVRRQLD; encoded by the coding sequence ATGAGTAAGTCTTACAGACCGACATTTAAAAATTCCCGCGAGATAAAAAAGGAGAATTACGAAAATGATTATTATGCTAACTACCGAAGCGATGGACCAGGTCCGGTTGAGCTGGAGGCCAGTGTTCATCATTTTAGGCTAGAGACATATCGTGGGATCGGACCTAAAAGTTATACAAGATCGGATAATAGTATTGAAGAAGAAGTCTGTGAGATATTAATTCATGACCGCTTTATCGATGTCGAAAACGTTTTTATTTCAGTCGAAAAAGGAGTGGTTAAACTTTCAGGATCAGTGAGAGATCGCCGTGAGAAGTTTGAAATTGAAGACATTGCTGAACATGTTTTGGGAGTGGTAGAAGTTAAAAATGAAATCCAGGTACAAAAAAGCCGTATCCCGGAGTCAGATGATTTTACAGTGAGAAGACAGCTAGACTAA
- a CDS encoding CBS domain-containing protein, with translation MIVKECMTKAVELGTPEMTLHEAAKKMRDGDFGVLPIQKNDRLVGMLTDRDIAIRCVAEGGDYRNINVGEVMTERVLYCFEDQTLDEVAQNLGENQVRRLPVVNREKRLVGILSLCDLAHAHLNPKQLESTVNSITTQSHSKSNNEFMY, from the coding sequence ATGATCGTAAAGGAATGCATGACTAAGGCAGTGGAGCTTGGAACACCAGAGATGACTTTACATGAAGCGGCCAAGAAAATGCGCGATGGAGATTTTGGAGTTTTGCCTATTCAAAAAAATGATCGTCTCGTCGGAATGTTGACGGATAGAGATATTGCTATTCGCTGTGTAGCAGAGGGGGGCGATTATAGAAATATCAATGTCGGTGAAGTGATGACGGAAAGAGTGCTTTATTGCTTTGAAGATCAAACGTTGGATGAAGTGGCCCAGAATTTAGGAGAAAACCAAGTCAGAAGACTTCCGGTCGTTAACCGTGAAAAACGCTTGGTGGGGATTCTCTCTCTTTGCGATTTGGCACATGCGCACCTGAACCCTAAACAATTGGAGAGTACCGTCAATTCGATTACCACTCAAAGTCACTCTAAGAGCAATAATGAGTTTATGTACTAG
- a CDS encoding substrate-binding domain-containing protein, with amino-acid sequence MKFPFVKTLIFILVLAFSSSLAFSAESVVLIVSQKNPLDSLTTKELQDYFMKKDRTWPNGNAVRFFDHRDDNKNRKAFLDKYIKKTSREVELYWIGEKIYTGHIAPIQITSDSMMVKMVSRFPGGIGYVSKKFPLPKTVKIITVKEGT; translated from the coding sequence GTGAAATTTCCATTCGTTAAAACCTTGATTTTCATTTTGGTCCTGGCCTTCTCCAGCTCTTTAGCCTTCAGCGCCGAAAGTGTTGTTTTGATTGTTAGCCAAAAGAATCCACTCGATTCTCTGACAACAAAAGAGCTTCAAGATTATTTTATGAAAAAGGATCGCACCTGGCCCAATGGCAATGCCGTTCGTTTTTTCGATCACCGCGACGACAACAAAAACCGCAAAGCTTTTTTAGATAAATACATCAAAAAAACATCCCGTGAAGTTGAGCTTTACTGGATAGGAGAAAAAATCTACACAGGTCACATTGCTCCCATTCAAATTACCTCGGATTCGATGATGGTTAAGATGGTTTCACGCTTTCCTGGTGGCATTGGTTATGTTTCTAAAAAATTCCCTCTGCCAAAGACTGTAAAAATCATTACGGTTAAAGAGGGGACGTAA
- a CDS encoding ATP-binding protein — MEKTFNQTSSIVQRLRTVMLSIVLFIILCFLAIYVSNYHQLQDIQTLSTANTLLSLNTQAIESLNSTEQNMNVIFVRKDVSELRYKFEENLKVTKRLLYDSILLTKDDELLTKNLNDAILSLDELEHSHEVIFQKLKNIHKITSQDQIEELNADLLMTSQYLMDAKEILRKIQIHINKQNEGIFSSIYKNRYRPLLVAIGLCILFLTFVITIGWAMARNAAKSILNLLDATEKVGLGNITYQAPILENDEIGRVTYAFNRMITSLQANQEQLNLAIDRTTRLQSITESFSEALTPDQVFEVVFKQAFEAMEANTGSIVLLGEDKNSLELKRLVGFPDEIFEKWKKFPVSTDVPIAEVVRTGQPKFITSDMLDKYSALDPLDRFERSYAVAYIPLNVEGKTLGALSFSFPINKKFDQLERDFMIALARQCAQAIHRSQLYDDAKKAIEVRDEFLSIASHELRTPLTPLKMQIQGVARQIDNDNVSNLTPERLIKMVETSDRQITRLSVLIDDLLDVTRISAGKLSLNKEHFSMKEMIMDVVAQYSHQFKHAQSPVEVKIETDVVGLWDKVRIEQVLINLLTNASKYAPKKPIQVTMRKENNMIKIQVTDQGPGISPENQERIFKRFERVSDKQNIGGLGLGLYICKQIVEAHHGNIYVQSELGEGSTFTVELPEK; from the coding sequence ATGGAAAAAACTTTTAATCAAACCTCTTCTATTGTTCAGCGTCTGCGCACGGTTATGCTTTCTATCGTGCTCTTTATCATCCTGTGCTTCCTGGCCATTTACGTCTCTAACTATCACCAGCTGCAAGATATTCAGACTTTGAGTACGGCCAATACGCTTTTGAGTCTAAACACTCAGGCGATTGAAAGCTTGAACTCTACTGAACAGAATATGAACGTTATCTTCGTGCGCAAGGATGTCAGCGAACTTCGTTATAAGTTTGAAGAAAATTTAAAAGTAACGAAGCGCCTGCTTTACGACAGCATTCTTTTAACAAAAGATGACGAGCTGTTAACTAAAAACTTAAATGACGCTATTTTGTCTCTTGATGAATTAGAACACAGTCACGAAGTGATTTTTCAAAAGCTAAAAAACATCCATAAAATTACCAGTCAGGATCAAATCGAAGAACTTAATGCTGATCTCTTAATGACCAGTCAATACCTGATGGATGCAAAAGAGATCTTAAGAAAAATTCAGATTCACATCAACAAACAAAACGAAGGGATCTTCTCTTCAATTTACAAAAACCGTTACCGCCCTCTTTTAGTGGCCATTGGTCTTTGTATTCTCTTCTTAACATTTGTCATCACTATCGGATGGGCCATGGCCCGCAATGCGGCCAAGTCAATTTTAAACCTGCTTGATGCTACTGAAAAAGTTGGTCTAGGAAATATCACCTACCAGGCCCCGATTTTAGAAAACGATGAGATCGGTCGCGTGACTTATGCTTTTAACCGCATGATCACCTCTCTTCAGGCCAATCAGGAACAGCTGAACCTGGCCATTGACCGCACAACTCGCCTGCAAAGTATCACTGAATCTTTCTCAGAGGCGCTGACACCCGATCAAGTTTTTGAAGTTGTTTTTAAACAGGCCTTTGAGGCCATGGAGGCCAACACTGGCTCCATCGTTTTACTGGGCGAAGATAAAAACTCCCTGGAGCTTAAACGCCTTGTTGGTTTCCCTGATGAAATTTTTGAAAAATGGAAAAAGTTCCCGGTCTCAACAGATGTGCCGATTGCTGAAGTTGTCCGTACCGGTCAACCCAAGTTCATTACCTCTGATATGCTTGATAAATACTCTGCCCTTGACCCTCTAGACCGTTTTGAGAGGTCATATGCTGTGGCCTACATTCCCCTGAATGTCGAAGGCAAAACTCTTGGGGCCTTAAGCTTTAGCTTCCCGATCAATAAAAAATTCGACCAGCTTGAACGCGATTTTATGATTGCCCTGGCCCGCCAGTGTGCCCAGGCCATCCACCGCTCACAGCTTTACGATGACGCTAAAAAGGCCATCGAAGTACGAGATGAGTTCTTATCAATTGCTTCGCATGAGCTGCGCACTCCACTGACTCCCCTTAAAATGCAGATTCAGGGTGTGGCCCGCCAAATTGATAATGACAATGTTTCTAACCTGACTCCTGAACGGCTGATAAAAATGGTTGAAACCTCTGACCGCCAGATCACCAGGCTATCAGTGCTGATTGACGATCTTCTCGACGTCACTCGTATCTCTGCTGGAAAACTCTCTCTGAATAAAGAACACTTCAGCATGAAAGAAATGATTATGGATGTTGTGGCCCAGTACTCTCACCAGTTCAAGCACGCCCAGTCTCCGGTTGAAGTTAAAATTGAAACGGACGTCGTAGGTCTGTGGGATAAGGTTCGTATTGAGCAGGTTCTCATCAATCTTCTAACCAACGCTTCGAAATACGCTCCGAAAAAACCGATTCAAGTGACAATGAGAAAAGAAAATAACATGATTAAAATTCAAGTCACTGATCAGGGACCGGGAATCTCTCCTGAGAACCAGGAAAGAATTTTTAAACGCTTTGAGCGCGTAAGTGACAAGCAAAACATCGGTGGTCTTGGTTTAGGTCTTTATATTTGTAAGCAGATTGTGGAAGCTCACCATGGAAATATTTATGTTCAAAGTGAGTTAGGCGAAGGCTCAACATTCACTGTCGAGCTTCCAGAAAAATAA
- a CDS encoding ABC transporter transmembrane domain-containing protein: MVGLTTMLAALKNFFFFNVSPLVKKGRKKILTFEDLLPLPEELKLNRSLEVAPIDLSSQRTFISSLVGEQKKLVTRAWSFYVIGTLSSLSSPFFVNQFITRLTRLSEGSATYWEVLPIAVCIGLIGVMMGIGYQHNFYATLRANVLIVARLNRLIFEKALKLSQKARQNVNVGDVVNHMSTDTEALADVPMLIGDLGWATLLLIGSVSMLFYYLGWTALIAVAILAILTPVTRKIAKRFIHLEDEMMKKRDHRVTLMGQILQSMRLVKYYVWEEEISNQVSQVREEEVKARRSLAKVEMLSGLSFVAISTLVLFVALCVHVLRGEALTPALVLTCVSLFGLLQEPIGHLPGVLSRLINAWVSAKRIIGFLNSESVDGQVLSTNVQPIIFDHVFYQSEKGNFAFKDLSFSIAEGETVAIVGEVGSGKTTLLQLILQEIKPQSGAVSISRSTLGYVSQESYIMNATVLENLKMGKDVSEARVKEALYVTSMERDIKNLPGGLLTEIGEKGVNLSGGQKQRVSLGRCVIQDPDIVLLDDPLSAVDVNTEKALVNNLILGEWKKKTVIIATHRLEALAKFDRILFLEDGKVAALGTLSELLEQSESFKHFYSHHLEVHALEKDSELAASISGESDKTETRLMSDEDREEGAVKGSLYIDYIKALGGEGKHQRFIIAALVLGVLAISVFPLFNQWWLSWFSGHPTQITPIQGVMIYGLIALVSLIVQMSNQIFWLKRGIKAGVELHDRMLAAILRAPVRFFDTTPVGRLLQRFSRDLESVDIQLQWSFEAAVQALFQIVVSLSLIIVSVPLILVVIVPIGFVYWNLQILYRASAREAKRMDSIARSPRYAHFKETLGGLPVIRAYKKEAWFREQFFSHLEKSQQAFVNNFLLNRWFSIRIPMIGGLISGSTALCLIVSVYNGYLTAATAGLVILYSMSFWGALNWGIRILSDLESRMTSIERIRFMTRIPSEKRFVTSSPVVVDEAWPSEGRIHFSNVHARYDESLPEVVKGLDINIPPGAQVGIVGRTGAGKTTLFQMIYRFINVHKGKIEIDGVDIASIDLGTLRSRLAIIPQDPTLFMGTLRSNLDPYSRKSDEEIWKVLKDTGLEELVKGFPLGLLSAVSDGGANLSQGQRQLFCLARALLLNAKIIMLDEATASVDVVSDAKIQRVLRRELKGKTVLVIAHRLGTVADLDYLMVMNDGRLESFKAPNREFLEESSAELGLEEALEV, from the coding sequence AGCCCGTTTTTTGTTAATCAATTTATCACTCGCCTGACTCGTCTTTCTGAAGGAAGTGCTACGTATTGGGAAGTTCTTCCCATTGCTGTGTGTATCGGTCTAATTGGTGTGATGATGGGTATTGGATACCAACATAACTTCTACGCCACTTTAAGGGCTAACGTTCTTATTGTTGCCCGCTTAAACAGATTGATTTTTGAGAAGGCTCTTAAGCTTTCACAAAAGGCCCGCCAGAACGTCAATGTAGGTGATGTGGTCAACCACATGAGTACAGACACCGAAGCTCTGGCCGATGTCCCGATGCTTATTGGGGATTTGGGATGGGCGACGCTGCTTTTGATAGGTAGTGTTTCGATGCTTTTTTATTACCTGGGATGGACTGCTCTTATTGCAGTGGCCATTTTGGCGATTCTTACTCCGGTTACAAGAAAAATCGCAAAAAGATTTATTCATCTTGAAGATGAGATGATGAAAAAAAGAGACCATCGTGTGACACTGATGGGACAAATTCTTCAGTCAATGCGATTGGTGAAGTATTATGTTTGGGAAGAAGAGATTTCCAATCAAGTTTCACAAGTCAGAGAAGAAGAAGTGAAAGCGAGAAGAAGCCTGGCCAAAGTAGAAATGCTTTCAGGTCTAAGTTTTGTGGCGATTTCAACTCTGGTTTTATTTGTCGCTCTTTGCGTTCATGTCCTTAGAGGGGAAGCCTTAACACCGGCATTGGTCTTAACTTGTGTTTCGCTTTTTGGATTACTACAGGAACCAATCGGGCATTTACCGGGAGTGCTTTCCCGTTTAATCAACGCTTGGGTTTCGGCCAAGAGGATTATTGGATTTTTAAATTCAGAATCAGTTGATGGTCAGGTCCTTTCAACAAATGTTCAGCCTATTATTTTTGATCATGTGTTTTATCAAAGTGAAAAAGGCAATTTTGCTTTTAAAGACTTATCGTTTTCAATTGCTGAAGGTGAAACCGTTGCGATTGTCGGGGAAGTTGGTTCTGGAAAGACGACGCTTTTACAATTGATCCTTCAGGAAATTAAACCGCAATCGGGCGCAGTTTCTATTAGCCGCTCAACTCTTGGTTATGTCAGCCAGGAAAGTTATATCATGAATGCTACGGTCTTAGAGAACCTGAAAATGGGTAAAGATGTCAGTGAAGCGCGAGTGAAAGAAGCTCTTTATGTTACGTCGATGGAAAGAGATATTAAAAATCTTCCCGGCGGTCTTTTAACTGAGATTGGTGAAAAAGGTGTGAACCTGAGTGGTGGGCAAAAACAACGCGTGTCTTTAGGCCGCTGTGTGATTCAGGACCCGGATATTGTTTTATTAGATGATCCTTTGTCTGCAGTTGACGTAAATACGGAAAAGGCCCTGGTGAATAACCTGATTCTGGGCGAGTGGAAAAAGAAAACCGTGATTATTGCGACTCACCGTCTAGAAGCTTTAGCTAAGTTTGACCGCATTCTTTTTTTAGAAGATGGAAAAGTGGCGGCCCTTGGAACATTAAGTGAACTTTTAGAGCAGAGTGAATCGTTTAAGCATTTTTATTCTCATCACCTGGAAGTGCATGCACTGGAAAAAGATTCAGAGCTGGCCGCTTCAATCAGCGGAGAGAGTGATAAAACCGAAACGCGCTTAATGAGTGATGAGGACCGCGAAGAAGGAGCGGTTAAAGGGTCATTATATATTGATTACATCAAAGCCTTGGGTGGTGAAGGAAAACACCAAAGGTTTATCATTGCTGCCTTAGTTTTAGGAGTCCTGGCCATTTCAGTTTTCCCATTATTTAACCAATGGTGGCTAAGCTGGTTTTCTGGGCACCCGACTCAGATTACACCGATTCAAGGTGTAATGATCTATGGGTTGATTGCGCTCGTGAGTTTAATTGTTCAAATGAGCAATCAAATTTTCTGGCTTAAGCGTGGGATTAAGGCAGGAGTCGAGCTTCACGATAGAATGCTGGCCGCTATTTTAAGGGCACCGGTGCGCTTTTTTGATACAACTCCTGTCGGAAGATTGCTTCAGCGTTTTTCACGTGATTTGGAATCGGTTGATATCCAATTGCAGTGGAGTTTTGAAGCAGCTGTTCAGGCCCTGTTTCAAATTGTGGTTTCACTAAGTTTAATTATTGTTTCTGTACCTCTTATTTTAGTGGTGATTGTCCCTATTGGTTTTGTGTACTGGAACCTGCAGATTCTCTACAGAGCTTCGGCCAGAGAAGCAAAACGTATGGATTCGATTGCACGCTCACCTCGTTATGCTCATTTTAAAGAGACTTTAGGAGGGCTTCCTGTCATCCGTGCCTATAAAAAAGAAGCATGGTTTAGGGAACAGTTTTTCTCTCACCTGGAAAAAAGTCAGCAGGCCTTTGTTAATAACTTTTTACTTAACCGCTGGTTTTCGATTCGCATTCCGATGATCGGAGGGCTTATCTCAGGTTCAACGGCCTTGTGTTTGATCGTCAGTGTTTATAATGGATATTTAACAGCGGCGACGGCCGGGCTTGTGATTCTTTACTCAATGTCTTTCTGGGGGGCCTTAAACTGGGGAATTAGAATTCTCTCTGATCTTGAATCGCGCATGACTTCTATTGAGCGCATCAGGTTTATGACGAGAATCCCGAGTGAAAAGCGATTCGTCACTTCCAGTCCTGTCGTTGTTGACGAAGCCTGGCCAAGTGAAGGACGCATTCATTTTTCTAATGTTCATGCCCGCTATGATGAAAGCCTCCCAGAAGTAGTAAAGGGACTAGATATCAATATTCCCCCTGGAGCCCAGGTGGGAATTGTTGGAAGAACTGGGGCCGGGAAGACGACACTTTTTCAAATGATTTATCGTTTTATCAATGTCCATAAAGGAAAAATTGAAATTGATGGAGTGGATATTGCCAGTATCGACCTGGGGACGTTGAGGTCAAGACTTGCTATTATTCCACAAGACCCGACACTTTTTATGGGGACTCTAAGAAGTAACCTAGACCCTTATTCGCGAAAGTCGGATGAGGAGATCTGGAAAGTTTTAAAAGACACCGGTCTGGAAGAATTAGTTAAGGGTTTTCCGTTGGGACTTCTGTCTGCTGTCAGCGACGGGGGAGCGAACCTATCTCAAGGGCAAAGACAGCTATTTTGTCTGGCCCGTGCACTTTTATTAAATGCTAAAATCATTATGCTTGATGAAGCGACGGCAAGTGTAGATGTTGTGTCTGATGCTAAAATTCAGCGAGTATTAAGAAGAGAGCTAAAGGGGAAAACTGTTTTAGTTATCGCTCACCGCTTGGGCACAGTCGCAGACCTGGATTACCTGATGGTTATGAATGACGGGCGCCTGGAGTCGTTTAAAGCTCCAAATAGAGAATTTTTAGAGGAGAGTTCAGCTGAGCTTGGACTCGAAGAAGCTTTAGAAGTTTAA